The Candidatus Methylomirabilota bacterium nucleotide sequence CCCGACATCCTGGGCGTGTCCACCGGCGCGGCGTTCGGGGCCGTGCTCGGCATCTATCTCTCGCTCAACGTGATCGCCATCCAGGCCCTCGCCTTCGCGGTCGGCCTCGCCGCGGTGGCCGCGGTCTATCTCGTGAGCGCGTTCCTGCGCCGCCACGACCCGCTGCTCACCCTCGTGCTCGCGGGCGTGCTGATCGGCACGCTGCTTGGCTCCTGCGTCTCGCTGGTGAAGTACCTGGCCGATCCCTACAATCAGCTCCCCGCCATCACCTTCTGGCTGCTCGGCAGCCTCTCGGGCCTCACCGTGCGCGATCTCCTCGCCACGCTCCCGGCCGTCGCCGCGGGCCTCGTGCCGCTCTATCTCCTCCGCTGGCGCATGAACGTGATGACCCTGCCCGACGAGGAGGCGCGCGCGCTCGGCGTCGACACCGGGCGCATGCGGCTCATCGTGATCGCCGCGGCCACCCTCATGACGGCGGCGGTGGTGTCGGTGAGCGGCGTGATCGGCTGGATCGGGCTCCTCGTGCCCCACGCGGCGCGGCTCCTCGTGGGCCCGGACTTCGGGCGGCTGCTCCCCACCGCGATGCTGTTGGGCGGCGGGTATCTTCTCGCCGTCGACACGCTCGGGCGCACGATGGCGGCCATCGAGGTGCCGCCCGGCGTCCTCACCGCGTTCGTGGGCGTGCCGGTGTTCGTCTGGCTGCTCGCGGTCTCGCGCCGGGGCTGGCAGTAGCGATGCGGCTCGCCGTCGAAGACCTGGCCTTCGGCTACCCGGGCAAGCCGGTGGGCGAAGGCGTGAGCTTCACGGTGGAGCCGGGCGAGGTGCTGTGCCTGCTCGGCCCCAACGGCGGGGGCAAGACCACGCTATTCAAGACCGTGCTGAGCCTTCTCGCCCCGCGCTCGGGCACCGTGCGCGTGGACGGCGAATCCGTGGCCGGCTGGGGCCGCCCGCGTCTGGCTCGCACGTTCGGCTACGTGCCCCAGGCCCAGCTGACCGGGTTTCCCTTCACGGTGCGGGAGGTCGTTCTCATGGGGCGCACCGCGCACATCGGCCCCTTCGCGGTGCCGGCGCGCGCGGACCGCGAGGCCGCCGACGCCGCGCTCGCCACGCTCGGCATCGCGCATCTCGCCGAGCGGGAGTACACGCAGATCAGCGGGGGCGAGCGCCAGCTGAGCCTGATCGCGCGCGCCCTCGCCCAGGAGCCGCGCGTGCTCGTGATGGACGAGCCTACCGCGAGCCTGGACTTCGGCAATCAGGTGCGCGTGCTCATCCAGGTCGAGACGCTGGCTCATCGCGGGATCGCGATCATCTTCTCCACCCACGATCCCGATCAGGCATTCCTCTGCGCCCACCGCGTGGCGCTCCTGAGCCAGGGGCGCCTGGTCGCCCTCGGCACGCCGGAGGCGGTGATCACGCCCGAGCGCCTCGGCGCCATCTACGGCGTCAGCGTGGCCATCGCGCAGGTCGAGGGGCCGGGGGGCGGCCGCACGCGGGTCTGCGTGCCGTCGCTCGCCCGCCCGATGGCATACTGATGGCGGCCATGAGCCCGGAGCTCGTGTCGGCCCTTTCGCTGTCGGTGCAGGTCGCGCTGGCGGCCACCCTTCTCAACGCGGTGTTCGGCATCCCCATCGCGTACGTGCTCGCGCGGCGCCGCTTCTGGGGCCACGGGCTACTCGATCTCCTCGTGACGCTGCCGCTCGTGCTCCCGCCCACCGTCACCGGCTACTACCTGATCGTGCTCCTCGGCCGGCGAGGCCTGCTCGGCAAGCCGATCTACGAGGCCACGGGCTGGTCGATCGCCTTCACGTGGTACGCGGCAGTGGTCGCCGCCACCGTGATGGCGCTGCCGCTGCTCGTGCGCACGGCGCGCGCGGCCATCGAGTCGGTGGACCGCGACCTCGAGCGTGCGGCGTGGACGCTCGGGCACTCCGAGTGGCGCACCGCCCTCGAGGTCACCCTGCCGCTGGCGCGGAACGGTCTTGTCGCCGGGCTCGTGCTCGCATTCGCGCGCGCCCTCGGCGAGTTCGGCGCGACGCTCATGCTCGCGGGCAATATCCCCGGTAGGACGACGACGGCGCCGCTGGCGATTTACACC carries:
- the modB gene encoding molybdate ABC transporter permease subunit, whose translation is MSPELVSALSLSVQVALAATLLNAVFGIPIAYVLARRRFWGHGLLDLLVTLPLVLPPTVTGYYLIVLLGRRGLLGKPIYEATGWSIAFTWYAAVVAATVMALPLLVRTARAAIESVDRDLERAAWTLGHSEWRTALEVTLPLARNGLVAGLVLAFARALGEFGATLMLAGNIPGRTTTAPLAIYTAVQTGERGEALLLVGLLTALSCVVLVAAGRLGPRAV
- a CDS encoding ABC transporter ATP-binding protein; the protein is MRLAVEDLAFGYPGKPVGEGVSFTVEPGEVLCLLGPNGGGKTTLFKTVLSLLAPRSGTVRVDGESVAGWGRPRLARTFGYVPQAQLTGFPFTVREVVLMGRTAHIGPFAVPARADREAADAALATLGIAHLAEREYTQISGGERQLSLIARALAQEPRVLVMDEPTASLDFGNQVRVLIQVETLAHRGIAIIFSTHDPDQAFLCAHRVALLSQGRLVALGTPEAVITPERLGAIYGVSVAIAQVEGPGGGRTRVCVPSLARPMAY
- a CDS encoding iron ABC transporter permease; this translates as PDILGVSTGAAFGAVLGIYLSLNVIAIQALAFAVGLAAVAAVYLVSAFLRRHDPLLTLVLAGVLIGTLLGSCVSLVKYLADPYNQLPAITFWLLGSLSGLTVRDLLATLPAVAAGLVPLYLLRWRMNVMTLPDEEARALGVDTGRMRLIVIAAATLMTAAVVSVSGVIGWIGLLVPHAARLLVGPDFGRLLPTAMLLGGGYLLAVDTLGRTMAAIEVPPGVLTAFVGVPVFVWLLAVSRRGWQ